A window from Parambassis ranga chromosome 13, fParRan2.1, whole genome shotgun sequence encodes these proteins:
- the LOC114444903 gene encoding plancitoxin-1-like — MWRFILTVSLFCWGAQGQVSCRDKNNGPVDWFILYKAPNPEQSPLTGLEYVYMDPSGRTDMKPSTPNYKPINHITGVLANTLRPIFSPIRQMSPNLGFISYSDQPPGSNADSEKFGHSKGVVIVDSGSTGIWLLHSTPQFPFRRNQEEFWPNSGTKNAQTFICVTFPYSSFADIGTHLQSIGAFPFEHDLPDHFHQLLKDAVKWTQVPPSNNFKTLTSSGGQSFHSIAKQQSEQVRDGDLYVTIAELVSSSLAVQSWRCQKNRAPSYCVLNRHKVLNVNSIKTGLGEWKTSKDHSKWCVAQDQNKAWTCIADVNRAETQYKRRGGALCIQHEKIKEYFLGFAGRNEDCTTATNPLSMDIEIDCDTDPSPEKRGRLDSPSGSSK; from the exons ATGTGGAGGTTCATCTTGACCGTCAGCCTGTTCTGTTGGGGAGCTCAGGGCCAAGTGTCCTGCAGAGATAAGAACAACGGTCCGGTGGACTG GTTCATCTTGTACAAGGCCCCTAACCCTGAGCAATCACCTTTAACAGGGCTGGAGTATGTTTACATGGATCCAAGTGGACGGACAGACATGAAGCCTTCTACACCTAACTACAAGCCCATCAACCATATTACTGGTGTTCTAGCAAACACGCTGCGGCCCATCTTCAGTCCTATTAGACAAATG TCTCCAAACCTTGGATTCATCAGCTACAGCGATCAGCCTCCAGGAAGTAACGCAGACTCTGAGAAGTTTGGCCACAGTAAAG GGGTTGTGATCGTGGACTCAGGCAGCACGGGGATCTGGCTCTTACACAGCACTCCACAGTTCCCTTTCAGAAGAAACCAGGAAGAGTTCTGGCCTAATTCTGGAACAAAAAACGCTCAGACGTTCATCTGTGTAACGTTCCCCTACAGCAGCTTCGCTGATATTG GTACACACCTGCAGTCCATCGGAGCATTTCCATTTGAACACGACCTTCCTGACCACTTCCATCAACTGCTCAAAGACGCTGTGAAATGGACACAAGTCCCACCGTCCAACAATTTCAAAACGCTGACATCAAGTGGGGGTCAAAGCTTTCACAGCATCGCTAAACAACAGTCAGAGCAGGTCAGAG ATGGAGATCTGTACGTCACCATTGCAGAATTAGTCAGCAGTTCTCTGGCTGTCCAGAGCTGGCGCTGCCAGAAAAATCGTGCCCCCTCTTATTGCGTACTTAACAGACATAAAGTGTTGAATGTTAATTCTATAAAGACTGGTCTTGGTGAATGGAAGACTAGCAAGGATCACTCAAAGTGGTGTGTGGCCCAAGACCAAAACAAGGCCTGGACCTGTATTGCTGATGTGAACAGGGCTGAAACACAGTATAAGAGGCGTGGGGGGGCGCTGTGCATccaacatgaaaaaataaaagaatactTTCTAGGTTTTGCTGGGCGCAATGAGGACTGTACAACAGCAACAAATCCACTCAGCATGGACATTGAGATTGACTGTGATACAGACCCCTCCCCAGAGAAGCGTGGGCGACTGGACAGTCCCTCAGGGTCCTCCAAGTAG